A genomic window from Streptomyces sp. WMMC940 includes:
- a CDS encoding TetR/AcrR family transcriptional regulator yields MPYRRTPAVEDRLAAAREHLVEQATSVVAEAGWANASVTAVAAAAGMSVGSVYQHFPSKQALAVEVFRRASGHEVDVLGDVLREGSGDPVERLALGVSVFARRAMERRGLAHALLAAPAEPAVGQERLEFRRRYRAVFAEVVREGVEAGLLPRQDPEITAAALTGAIGEVLVDPLAAPAEGPEAGRLVDELVAMSLRCAGARPAACPDDPGGPP; encoded by the coding sequence ATGCCGTACCGCAGGACGCCCGCCGTCGAGGACCGTCTGGCCGCCGCCAGGGAGCATCTGGTCGAGCAGGCCACGTCCGTGGTCGCCGAGGCCGGATGGGCGAACGCGTCCGTCACCGCGGTCGCCGCCGCCGCCGGTATGTCGGTCGGCTCCGTCTACCAGCACTTCCCGTCCAAGCAGGCACTGGCCGTCGAGGTGTTCCGCCGGGCCTCGGGCCACGAGGTCGACGTCCTCGGCGACGTGCTCCGGGAGGGCAGCGGCGACCCGGTGGAGCGGCTGGCCCTCGGTGTCAGCGTCTTCGCGCGCCGCGCCATGGAGCGGCGCGGACTGGCGCACGCGCTGCTCGCCGCACCGGCAGAGCCGGCCGTCGGCCAGGAGCGCCTGGAGTTCCGGCGCCGCTACCGCGCCGTGTTCGCCGAGGTCGTCCGGGAGGGCGTCGAGGCCGGGCTGCTCCCCCGCCAGGACCCGGAGATCACCGCGGCCGCCCTGACGGGCGCCATCGGCGAGGTGCTGGTGGACCCGCTCGCCGCCCCGGCGGAGGGTCCCGAGGCCGGCCGGCTGGTGGACGAACTGGTGGCGATGTCCCTGCGCTGCGCGGGCGCCCGGCCCGCGGCATGCCCCGACGACCCCGGAGGACCCCCATGA
- a CDS encoding right-handed parallel beta-helix repeat-containing protein, producing MAAAGFATIAGTTALVAVTDDDKAGAKTASAAADQAKGTTQPAPAKAGTTRGGNAEDTEDDKDADYWAEHAGNPGWNSSDNAEDHSGEPEGKAGPAAADSGDHDGSMNQDRSGDHTEKEDPGAADTQKRAGGPGGSDGQNGPEGHNSRDRDRDGQDGHGKQTGRHGDRDGGHDGRGSHGEEAGRQGQDGHRESHGAGGKARSVDCDPNDLISAITQANSDGGGTLSLAEKCTYTLTANQDGNGLPEIVQPITIHGNGATIARAANADQFRFFEVGTGGDLKLRHLTLTRGKAAADEAGGAINVNAAGRLTLDHTTLHNNTVDDTSTDNAGAIYNEGIVKISNSTLSGNSGDDGGAIYSYYAKLEVETSKFTNNKAYAGGGGITNEYGTSTIRKSLFSYNYAGDYGGAIYNYDGLTDIEKSTFKYNNSAEYAGAVYHDDGSLHVRKSTFAYNTGYYGGALYLDDDQAVIEDSKIYGNTSLDEDGGGIHNDDAETHIRRTVISGNQAPGDGFAGGGIHIDISDEVTLTDVKVTDNTSDEEAGGVHNDGTVTTYGKIKIIDNVPTNCEGSANPVPNCFG from the coding sequence GTGGCGGCCGCAGGCTTCGCCACCATCGCCGGCACGACGGCCCTGGTCGCCGTCACCGACGACGACAAGGCGGGAGCGAAGACCGCCTCCGCGGCGGCCGACCAGGCCAAGGGCACGACCCAGCCCGCACCCGCCAAAGCCGGCACCACCCGCGGCGGAAACGCCGAGGACACCGAGGACGACAAGGACGCCGACTACTGGGCCGAACACGCCGGAAACCCCGGCTGGAACAGCAGTGACAACGCCGAGGACCACTCCGGCGAACCCGAGGGAAAGGCCGGCCCGGCCGCCGCGGACTCCGGCGACCACGACGGCAGCATGAACCAAGACCGCTCCGGCGACCACACCGAGAAGGAGGACCCAGGCGCCGCGGACACGCAGAAGCGCGCCGGTGGCCCAGGCGGCTCCGACGGACAGAACGGCCCCGAGGGACACAACAGCCGCGACCGTGACCGCGACGGGCAAGACGGCCACGGCAAGCAGACCGGCCGCCACGGCGACCGCGACGGCGGCCATGACGGGCGAGGCAGCCACGGGGAGGAAGCCGGCCGCCAGGGGCAGGACGGTCACCGGGAGTCCCACGGGGCCGGGGGCAAGGCGAGGTCCGTCGACTGCGACCCCAACGACCTGATCTCGGCCATCACCCAGGCCAACAGCGACGGCGGAGGAACCCTCTCCCTCGCGGAGAAGTGCACCTACACCCTCACCGCCAACCAGGACGGCAACGGCCTCCCCGAGATCGTCCAGCCCATCACCATCCACGGCAACGGCGCCACCATCGCCCGCGCCGCCAACGCCGACCAGTTCCGCTTCTTCGAAGTCGGCACCGGCGGCGACCTCAAACTCCGCCACCTCACCCTCACCCGCGGCAAGGCCGCCGCCGACGAGGCCGGCGGCGCCATCAACGTCAACGCCGCCGGCCGCCTCACCCTCGACCACACCACCCTCCACAACAACACCGTCGACGACACGAGCACCGACAACGCCGGCGCCATCTACAACGAAGGCATCGTCAAGATCAGCAACAGCACCCTCAGCGGCAACTCCGGTGACGACGGCGGCGCGATCTACAGCTACTACGCCAAGCTCGAGGTCGAAACCTCCAAGTTCACCAACAACAAGGCCTACGCCGGCGGCGGCGGCATCACCAACGAGTACGGCACCAGCACGATCCGCAAGAGCCTGTTCAGCTACAACTACGCCGGGGACTACGGCGGCGCCATCTACAACTACGACGGCCTCACGGACATCGAGAAGAGCACCTTCAAGTACAACAACAGCGCCGAATACGCCGGCGCCGTCTACCACGACGACGGCTCACTCCACGTCCGCAAGAGCACCTTCGCCTACAACACCGGCTACTACGGCGGCGCCCTCTACCTCGACGACGACCAGGCAGTCATCGAGGACAGCAAGATCTACGGCAACACGTCCCTCGACGAAGACGGCGGCGGCATCCACAACGACGACGCCGAGACCCACATCCGCCGCACCGTGATCAGCGGCAACCAGGCCCCCGGCGACGGCTTCGCCGGCGGCGGCATCCACATCGACATCAGCGACGAGGTCACCCTCACCGACGTCAAGGTCACCGACAACACCTCCGACGAGGAGGCCGGCGGGGTGCACAACGACGGCACCGTCACCACCTACGGCAAGATCAAGATCATCGACAACGTCCCCACCAACTGCGAAGGCAGCGCCAACCCCGTCCCCAACTGCTTCGGCTGA
- a CDS encoding right-handed parallel beta-helix repeat-containing protein: MAAAGFATIAGTTALVAVTDDDKAGAKTASAAADQAKGKAQPAPAKAGTTRGGSAEDTEDDKDADYWAEHAGNPGWNDSDSTEDKGGDHDRSGADEGNDESDADKDPDGSGADRNHPGEPEGNPGPPAADIQKRAGNPGGPEGQNGPEGHSSHDRGHDGQGNHREENGRGGDRDGQHGHRQGAGRQGQDSRNSSHEAGNKARSVDCDPNDLISAIIDANSDGGGTLSLAEKCTYTLTANQDGNGLPEIVQPITIHGNGATIARAANADQFRFFEVGTGGDLKLRHLTLTRGKSSADFEEGGAINVVAGGRLDLDHTTLHKNSTDDIEGDQGGAIYNEGITTIRNSTISKNSGYDGGAIANEYGKLEIETSKFTGNVSGDYAGAILNEYGTTTIRKSLFDYNYAEDGGAVYSYDGLTEIEKSVFKYNVAEYGGAIYHSADSFHLRESTLAYNTAYYYGGGLALDDPATIENSKIYGNTATTQQGGGIYTDLSTDERVAVRRTVISGNQAPGNGQTGGGIYISTGDQVTLTDVKVTDNTSDEPAGGIHNDGTVTTYGKIKIIDNVPTNCTGSTNPVPNCFG, from the coding sequence GTGGCGGCCGCAGGCTTCGCCACCATCGCCGGCACGACGGCCCTGGTCGCCGTCACCGACGACGACAAGGCGGGAGCGAAGACCGCCTCCGCGGCGGCCGACCAGGCCAAGGGCAAGGCCCAGCCCGCACCCGCCAAAGCCGGCACCACCCGCGGCGGAAGCGCCGAGGACACCGAGGACGACAAGGACGCCGACTACTGGGCCGAACACGCCGGAAACCCCGGCTGGAACGACAGCGACAGCACCGAAGACAAGGGCGGCGACCACGACCGGAGCGGCGCCGACGAAGGCAACGACGAGAGCGACGCGGACAAGGACCCCGACGGGAGCGGCGCCGACCGGAACCACCCCGGCGAACCCGAGGGAAACCCCGGCCCGCCCGCCGCGGACATCCAGAAGCGCGCCGGAAACCCAGGCGGCCCCGAGGGACAGAACGGCCCCGAGGGACACAGCAGCCACGACCGCGGCCATGACGGGCAAGGCAACCACCGCGAGGAGAACGGCCGTGGCGGCGACCGCGATGGACAGCATGGCCACCGGCAAGGAGCCGGCCGTCAGGGGCAGGACAGCCGCAACAGCTCCCACGAGGCCGGGAACAAGGCAAGGTCCGTCGACTGCGACCCCAACGACCTGATCTCGGCGATCATCGATGCCAACAGCGACGGCGGAGGAACCCTCTCCCTCGCGGAGAAGTGCACCTACACCCTCACCGCCAACCAGGACGGCAACGGCCTCCCCGAGATCGTCCAACCCATCACCATCCACGGCAACGGCGCCACCATCGCCCGCGCCGCCAACGCCGACCAGTTCCGCTTCTTCGAAGTCGGCACCGGCGGCGACCTCAAACTCCGCCACCTCACCCTCACCCGCGGCAAATCCTCCGCCGACTTCGAGGAGGGCGGCGCGATCAACGTCGTGGCCGGTGGCCGCCTCGACCTCGACCACACCACCCTGCACAAGAACAGCACCGACGACATCGAAGGCGACCAGGGCGGCGCCATCTACAACGAAGGCATCACCACCATCCGCAACAGCACCATCAGCAAGAACTCCGGCTACGACGGCGGCGCCATCGCCAACGAGTACGGCAAGCTGGAGATCGAAACCTCCAAGTTCACCGGCAACGTCTCAGGGGACTACGCCGGCGCCATCCTCAACGAGTACGGCACGACCACGATCCGCAAGAGCCTCTTCGACTACAACTACGCCGAGGACGGCGGCGCGGTCTACTCGTACGACGGTCTCACGGAGATCGAGAAGAGCGTCTTCAAGTACAACGTCGCCGAGTACGGTGGTGCCATCTACCACAGTGCGGACTCGTTCCATCTCCGCGAGAGCACACTCGCCTACAACACCGCCTACTACTACGGTGGCGGCCTCGCCCTCGACGACCCCGCGACGATCGAGAACAGCAAGATCTACGGCAACACCGCCACCACCCAGCAAGGCGGCGGCATCTACACCGACCTGAGCACCGACGAAAGGGTGGCCGTCCGCCGCACCGTGATCAGCGGCAACCAGGCACCCGGCAACGGGCAGACAGGCGGCGGCATCTACATCAGCACCGGCGACCAGGTCACCCTCACCGACGTCAAGGTCACCGACAACACCTCCGACGAACCCGCCGGAGGCATCCACAACGACGGCACCGTCACCACCTACGGCAAGATCAAGATCATCGACAACGTCCCCACCAACTGCACAGGCAGCACCAACCCCGTCCCCAACTGCTTCGGCTGA
- a CDS encoding right-handed parallel beta-helix repeat-containing protein — protein sequence MVAAAGFATVIGTTTLVAVTDDDQTAANASAAADQAKGKTQPSPARTTTRGGSAKDTEDAKDADYWADRAGNPGWSGSGSSGPRAGDGPARSRSGDLTNDEGATGSGGPEKKGPATTDAQKRSAGPTKSDGQNGPEGHSSRDRGREGQGGHGEENGRQGRDGHHASGNARGKARYVDCDPNDLISAIIDANSDGGGTLSLAEKCTYTLTANQDGNGLPEIVQPITIHGNGATIARAANADQFRFFQVSAGGDLKLRHLTLTRGKTAVDQNGGAILVNPAGRLDLDHTTLHNNTVNDTDFDDGGAIDNQGITTIRNSTFSNNSADDGGAIDNRSGKLEITTTKFTGNTALDDGGAVEEQQGTTTITKSLFRHNYAGGDGGALSVSSLGGLLNIETSTITHNTANNDGGGIEHAGSALHVRKSTIAHNTAANVGGGLGITSTSVIEDSKIHDNTSVDGSGGGIHIAAEGQEVAVRRTVISGNQAPGNGQTGGGIYISTGDQLTLTDVKVTDNTSDEPAGGIHNDGTVTTYGKIKIIDNVPTNCTGSTNPVPNCFG from the coding sequence GTGGTGGCGGCCGCAGGCTTCGCGACGGTCATCGGCACGACGACTCTCGTCGCCGTCACCGACGACGACCAGACGGCGGCGAACGCCTCCGCGGCGGCGGACCAGGCCAAGGGCAAGACCCAGCCCTCCCCCGCCAGGACCACTACCCGCGGCGGGAGCGCCAAGGACACCGAGGACGCCAAGGACGCGGACTACTGGGCGGACCGCGCCGGAAACCCCGGCTGGAGCGGCAGCGGCAGCAGCGGACCCCGCGCCGGCGACGGCCCGGCCCGGAGCCGATCCGGGGACCTTACGAACGACGAGGGCGCCACGGGCTCCGGCGGCCCCGAGAAGAAGGGCCCGGCTACGACGGACGCGCAGAAGCGCTCCGCCGGCCCGACCAAGTCCGACGGGCAGAACGGCCCTGAGGGACACAGCAGCCGTGACCGTGGTCGCGAAGGGCAAGGCGGCCACGGGGAAGAGAACGGTCGTCAGGGCCGGGACGGTCACCACGCCTCCGGCAATGCCCGAGGCAAGGCGAGATACGTCGACTGCGACCCCAACGACCTGATCTCGGCGATCATCGATGCCAACAGCGACGGCGGAGGAACCCTCTCCCTCGCGGAGAAGTGCACCTACACCCTCACCGCCAACCAGGACGGCAACGGCCTCCCCGAGATCGTCCAACCCATCACCATCCACGGCAACGGCGCCACCATCGCCCGCGCCGCCAACGCCGACCAGTTCCGCTTCTTCCAGGTGTCGGCCGGCGGCGACCTCAAACTCCGCCACCTCACCCTCACCCGCGGCAAAACCGCCGTCGACCAGAACGGCGGAGCGATCCTCGTCAACCCCGCCGGACGCCTCGACCTCGACCACACCACCCTCCACAACAACACCGTCAACGACACGGACTTCGATGACGGCGGCGCCATCGACAACCAAGGCATCACCACGATCCGCAACAGCACCTTCAGCAACAACTCCGCCGACGACGGCGGCGCCATCGACAACCGAAGCGGCAAGCTGGAGATCACGACTACCAAGTTCACCGGCAACACCGCCCTGGACGATGGCGGCGCCGTCGAAGAGCAGCAAGGAACGACCACCATCACCAAGAGCCTCTTCAGGCACAACTACGCCGGCGGCGACGGCGGCGCCCTCAGCGTAAGCAGCCTCGGCGGCCTGTTGAACATCGAGACGAGCACCATCACCCACAACACCGCGAACAACGACGGTGGCGGCATCGAGCACGCTGGTAGCGCACTCCATGTACGCAAGAGCACCATCGCCCACAACACAGCCGCCAATGTCGGGGGAGGCCTGGGCATCACGTCCACCTCGGTGATCGAGGACAGCAAGATCCACGACAACACCTCCGTCGACGGGAGCGGCGGCGGCATCCACATCGCCGCCGAAGGCCAGGAGGTGGCCGTCCGCCGCACCGTGATCAGCGGCAACCAGGCACCCGGCAACGGGCAGACAGGCGGCGGCATCTACATCAGCACCGGCGACCAGCTCACCCTCACCGACGTCAAGGTCACCGACAACACCTCCGACGAACCCGCCGGAGGCATCCACAACGACGGCACCGTCACCACCTACGGCAAGATCAAGATCATCGACAACGTCCCCACCAACTGCACAGGCAGCACCAACCCCGTCCCCAACTGCTTCGGCTGA
- a CDS encoding acyl-CoA dehydrogenase family protein, with amino-acid sequence MTATTDASPLSNPTARTHEVTNQPPPLTGHDVAEDPVLLEGLRREGAGWYAEDLHRLGRLAGSEQVLRWAEEANRHEPELRTHDRYGNRIDEVDFHPSYHALMDVAIREGLGGAPWADDRPGAHVARAAGFMVWSSAEQGHGCPVSMTYAVVPALRSAPELAAVYEPLLTSRVYDPGLRAPGGKRGLLAGMGMTEKQGGTDVRANTTAATAQPDGSWRLRGHKWFTSAPMNDLFLVLAQAPGGLSCFLVPRVLPDGSRNTFRIQRLKDKLGNRSNASSEPEFDDTVAWLVGREGQGVRTIIDMVTMTRLDCILGSASGTRAALAQAAHHVRHRAVFGTKLIDQPLMRNVIADLGLESEAATTLALRVAGAADRAQRGDAQERAFLRLATAVGKYWVCKRQPAAVAEALECLGGNGYDEASGMPRLYREAPLNGIWEGSGNVNALDVLRALAREPESLEAFRAEVEAAAGADARLDEAWRKLRGELVLTADAELRARRLVERLALVLQGSLLVRHAPPAVADAFCASRLAGDTGFAFGTLSPAADLATILSRVPGAAH; translated from the coding sequence ATGACCGCGACCACGGACGCGTCCCCACTCAGCAACCCCACCGCCCGTACGCACGAGGTGACCAACCAGCCGCCGCCGCTCACCGGTCACGACGTCGCCGAGGACCCCGTACTTCTCGAGGGACTGCGGCGCGAGGGCGCCGGCTGGTACGCGGAGGACCTGCACCGCCTCGGAAGGCTCGCGGGATCGGAGCAGGTCCTGCGCTGGGCCGAGGAGGCCAACCGCCACGAGCCGGAGCTGCGCACGCACGACCGCTACGGCAACCGGATCGACGAGGTCGACTTCCATCCCTCGTACCACGCGCTGATGGACGTGGCGATCCGAGAGGGCCTGGGCGGGGCGCCGTGGGCGGACGACCGGCCGGGCGCGCACGTCGCCCGCGCCGCCGGCTTCATGGTGTGGAGCTCGGCCGAACAGGGCCACGGCTGCCCGGTGTCCATGACCTACGCCGTCGTGCCCGCTCTCCGGTCGGCGCCCGAACTCGCCGCCGTCTACGAGCCGTTGCTCACCAGCCGGGTGTACGACCCGGGCCTGCGGGCGCCGGGGGGCAAGCGGGGACTCCTCGCCGGTATGGGCATGACCGAGAAGCAGGGCGGCACGGACGTGCGCGCCAACACCACCGCGGCCACCGCACAGCCGGACGGCAGCTGGCGGCTGCGGGGGCACAAGTGGTTCACCAGCGCTCCGATGAACGACCTGTTCCTGGTGCTGGCGCAGGCACCGGGAGGGTTGTCCTGCTTCCTGGTGCCCCGGGTGCTGCCGGACGGCTCGCGCAACACCTTCCGCATCCAGCGGCTGAAGGACAAGCTCGGCAACCGCAGCAACGCCAGCAGCGAGCCGGAGTTCGACGACACCGTCGCCTGGCTTGTCGGCCGGGAGGGGCAGGGCGTACGGACGATCATCGACATGGTGACCATGACACGGCTCGACTGCATCCTGGGCTCGGCGTCGGGGACCCGCGCGGCGCTGGCACAGGCCGCGCACCACGTACGCCACCGGGCCGTGTTCGGCACCAAGCTGATCGACCAGCCGCTCATGCGGAACGTCATCGCCGACCTGGGGCTGGAGTCGGAGGCCGCGACGACGCTCGCGCTCCGGGTCGCGGGCGCGGCGGACCGGGCGCAGCGCGGCGACGCGCAGGAGCGGGCCTTCCTTCGGCTGGCCACGGCCGTCGGGAAGTACTGGGTCTGCAAGCGGCAGCCCGCGGCGGTCGCGGAGGCGCTGGAGTGCCTCGGCGGCAACGGCTATGACGAGGCGTCCGGGATGCCGCGGCTGTACCGCGAGGCTCCGCTGAACGGCATCTGGGAGGGCTCGGGCAACGTCAACGCCCTCGACGTGCTCCGTGCGCTCGCCCGCGAGCCGGAGTCCCTCGAGGCGTTCCGGGCGGAGGTCGAGGCGGCCGCGGGCGCGGACGCGCGACTGGACGAGGCGTGGCGGAAGCTGCGCGGCGAGCTTGTGCTCACCGCCGACGCGGAACTGCGCGCACGGCGGCTGGTCGAGCGCCTCGCCCTGGTACTGCAGGGCTCCCTCCTCGTCCGTCACGCACCGCCCGCCGTGGCCGACGCGTTCTGCGCCTCCCGCCTGGCGGGCGACACGGGCTTCGCCTTCGGCACCCTCTCGCCGGCCGCCGACCTCGCCACGATCCTCAGCCGGGTGCCGGGCGCGGCTCACTGA
- a CDS encoding right-handed parallel beta-helix repeat-containing protein: MVAAAGFATIAGTTALVAVTDDDKAGAKTASAAANQAKGTTQPALAKAGTTRGGSAEDGKDADYWAEHAGNPGWNDSDSTEDDSAEHDGGDADKDPDGSGADRNHPGEPEGNPGPPAADIQKRAGNPGGPEGQNGPEGHSSHDRGHDGRGDHREGESGDNGHGGHGGHREDAGRQGESGGRGPDGHRESHGAGGKATSVGCDPNNLISAITQANSDGGGTLSLAEKCTYTLTANQDGNGLPEIVQPITIHGNGATIARAANAAQFRIFEVGTGGDLKLRHLTLTRGKAAADEDGGAINVNAAGRLTLDHTTLHNNTVDDTDSDDAGAIRNEGITTIRNSTLSGNSGYYGGAIHNYYGKLEVETSKFTNNKAYYGGGGIMNEYGTSTVRKSLFSYNYAVQYGGGIYQYEGLTDIEKSAFKYNYSGEYGGAVYHENDALQVRKSTFAYNTGYYGGALYLDDDQAVIEDSKIYGNTSLEGDGGGIYNEGAETHIRRTVISGNQAPGDGYTGGGLYVNSGDEVTLTDVKVTDNTSDEEAGGVHNDGTVTTYGKIKIIDNVPTNCEGSANPVPNCFG, encoded by the coding sequence GTGGTGGCGGCCGCAGGCTTCGCGACCATCGCCGGCACGACGGCCCTGGTCGCCGTCACCGACGACGACAAGGCGGGAGCGAAGACCGCCTCCGCGGCGGCCAACCAGGCCAAGGGCACGACCCAGCCCGCACTCGCCAAAGCCGGCACCACCCGCGGCGGAAGCGCCGAGGACGGCAAGGACGCCGACTACTGGGCCGAACACGCCGGAAACCCCGGCTGGAACGACAGCGACAGCACCGAAGACGACTCCGCAGAGCACGACGGTGGCGACGCGGACAAGGACCCCGACGGGAGCGGCGCCGACCGGAACCACCCCGGCGAACCCGAGGGAAACCCCGGCCCGCCCGCCGCGGACATCCAGAAGCGCGCCGGAAACCCAGGCGGCCCCGAGGGACAGAACGGCCCCGAGGGACACAGCAGCCACGACCGCGGCCATGACGGGCGAGGCGACCACCGCGAAGGGGAGAGCGGCGACAACGGCCATGGCGGGCATGGCGGCCACCGCGAGGATGCCGGCCGCCAGGGAGAGAGCGGCGGCCGCGGGCCGGACGGTCACCGGGAGTCCCACGGGGCCGGGGGCAAGGCGACGTCCGTCGGCTGCGACCCCAACAACCTGATCTCGGCGATCACACAGGCGAACAGCGACGGCGGAGGAACCCTCTCCCTCGCGGAGAAGTGCACCTACACCCTCACCGCCAACCAGGACGGCAACGGCCTTCCCGAGATCGTCCAGCCCATCACCATCCACGGCAACGGCGCCACCATCGCCCGCGCCGCCAACGCCGCCCAGTTCCGCATCTTCGAAGTCGGCACCGGCGGCGACCTCAAACTCCGCCACCTCACCCTCACCCGCGGCAAAGCCGCCGCCGACGAGGACGGCGGCGCCATCAACGTCAACGCCGCCGGACGCCTCACCCTCGACCACACCACCCTCCACAACAACACCGTCGACGACACGGACAGCGACGACGCCGGCGCCATTCGCAACGAAGGCATCACCACCATCCGCAACAGCACCCTCAGCGGCAACTCCGGCTACTACGGCGGCGCGATCCACAACTACTACGGCAAGCTGGAGGTCGAAACCTCCAAGTTCACCAACAACAAGGCCTACTACGGCGGCGGCGGCATCATGAACGAGTACGGCACCAGCACCGTCCGCAAGAGCCTGTTCAGCTACAACTACGCGGTCCAGTACGGCGGCGGCATCTACCAATACGAAGGCCTCACGGACATCGAGAAGAGCGCCTTCAAGTACAACTACAGCGGCGAGTACGGCGGCGCCGTCTACCACGAGAACGACGCTCTCCAGGTGCGCAAGAGCACCTTCGCCTACAACACCGGCTACTACGGCGGCGCCCTCTATCTGGATGACGACCAGGCGGTCATCGAGGACAGCAAGATCTACGGCAACACGTCCCTCGAAGGCGACGGCGGTGGCATCTACAACGAAGGCGCCGAGACCCACATCCGCCGCACCGTGATCAGCGGCAACCAGGCCCCCGGTGACGGCTACACCGGCGGCGGACTCTACGTCAACAGCGGCGACGAGGTCACCCTCACCGACGTCAAGGTCACCGACAACACCTCCGACGAGGAGGCCGGCGGGGTGCACAACGACGGCACCGTCACCACCTACGGCAAGATCAAGATCATCGACAACGTCCCCACCAACTGCGAAGGCAGCGCCAACCCCGTCCCCAACTGCTTCGGCTGA